Sequence from the Microbacterium dextranolyticum genome:
TCCGAAATGCATTTAGGTGCAGCGTTGCGTGTTTCTTGCCGGAGGTAGAGCTACTGGATGGCCGATGGGCCCTACAAGGTTACTGACGTCAGCCAAACTCCGAATGCCGGTAAGTGAGAGCGCAGCAGTGAGACTGTGGGGGATAAGCTTCATAGTCGAGAGGGAAACAACCCAGACCACCAACTAAGGTCCCAAAGCGCGTGCTAAGTGGGAAAGGATGTGGAGTTGCTTTGACAACCAGGAGGTTGGCTTAGAAGCAGCCACCCTTGAAAGAGTGCGTAATAGCTCACTGGTCAAGTGATTCCGCGCCGACAATGTAACGGGGCTCAAGCACGCCACCGAAGTTGTGGCATTGACATTTTTGGTAGGCCTTCGTGGTCCAGCCGTGTTGATGGGTAGGAGAGCGTCGTGTGGCCAGCGAAGCGGCGGTGTGAACCAGCCGTGGAGGCTACACGAGTGAGAATGCAGGCATGAGTAGCGAAAGACGTGTGAGAAACACGTCCTCCGAAAGACCAAGGGTTCCAGGGTCAAGCTAATCTTCCCTGGGTAAGTCGGGACCTAAGGCGAGGCCGACAGGCGTAGTCGATGGACAACGGGTTGATATTCCCGTACCGGCGAAGAACCGCCCAAGCTAATCCAGTAGTGCTAAGTGTCTGAATCCCAGTGATGGATCCCTTCGGGGTGAAGCTCTGGGCCTAGCGCACGACCCCATTCTGGTGCGGTTAGCGTATTAACAGGTGTGACGCAGGAAGGTAGCCCAAGCCAGGCGATGGTTGTCCTGGTGCAAGTGTGTAGGCCGAGTGATAGGCAAATCCGTCACTCATGCAGGCTGAGACACGATGCGGATAAAAAGTGGGTGATCCTATGCTGCCAAGAAAAGCATCGACGCGAGGTTCTAGCTGCCCGTACCCCAAACCGACTCAGGTGGTCAGGTAGAGAATACCAAGGAGATCGAGAGAATCGTGGTTAAGGAACTCGGCAAAATGCCCCCGTAACTTCGGGAGAAGGGGGGCCTTCGGCGTATTAGGACTTGCTCCGAAAGCGTTTGGAGGCCGCAGAGACTAGTGGGTAGCGACTGTTTATTAAAAACACAGGTCCGTGCCAAGTCGCAAGACGATGTATACGGACTGACGCCTGCCCGGTGCTGGAAGGTTAAGAGGACCGGTTAGCCGCAAGGCGAAGCTGAGAATTTAAGCCCCAGTAAACGGCGGTGGTAACTATAACCATCCTAAGGTAGCGAAATTCCTTGTCGGGTAAGTTCCGACCTGCACGAATGGCGTAACGACTTCCCAACTGTCTCAACCGCGAACTCGGCGAAATTGCACTACGAGTAAAGATGCTCGTTACGCGCAGCAGGACGGAAAGACCCCGTGACCTTTACTACAGCTTGGTATTGGTGTTCGGTGTGGCTTGTGTAGGATAGGTGGGAGACTGTGAAGCAGGGACGCTAGTTCTTGTGGAGTCATTGTTGAAATACCACTCTGGTCACTCTGGATATCTAACTTCGAACCGTAATCCGGTTCAGGGACAGTGCCTGGTGGGTAGTTTAACTGGGGCGGTTGCCTCCCAAAAAGTAACGGAGGCGCCCAAAGGTTCCCTCAACCTGGTTGGCAATCAGGTGGCGAGTGTAAGTGCACAAGGGAGCTTGACTGTGAGACTGACAGGTCGAGCAGGGACGAAAGTCGGGACTAGTGATCCGGCAGTGGCTTGTGGAAGCGCTGTCGCTCAACGGATAAAAGGTACCTCGGGGATAACAGGCTGATCTTGCCCAAGAGTCCATATCGACGGCATGGTTTGGCACCTCGATGTCGGCTCGTCGCATCCTGGGGCTGGAGTAGGTCCCAAGGGTTGGGCTGTTCGCCCATTAAAGCGGTACGCGAGCTGGGTTTAGAACGTCGTGAGACAGTTCGGTCCCTATCCGCTGCGCGCGTAGGAAATTTGAGAGGATCTGACCCTAGTACGAGAGGACCGGGTTGGACGAACCTCTGGTGTGTCAGTTGTTCTGCCAAGAGCACCGCTGATTAGCTACGTTCGGGATGGATAACCGCTGAAAGCATCTAAGCGGGAAGCCGGCCTCAAGATGAGATTTCCATGCCTTCGGGCGAGAGGCTCCCAGCCAGACTACTGGGTTGATAGGCCGGATGTGGAAGCGCGGTAACGCGTGAAGCTGACCGGTACTAATAAGCCGATGACTTGATAACACACCGTTTTGGTGCTTGCGTCCACTGAGTGGTTCTCGATGTACGGTCGAGAACCACGCAACAGATCTACATGATCGTTGTGTGCATGATTGAAACATCAATAGTGTTTCGGCGGCCATAGCGTGAGGGAAACGCCCGGTTACATTCCGAACCCGGAAGCTAAGCCTCACAGCGCCGATGGTACTGCAGGGGGGACCCTGTGGGAGAGTAGGACACCGCCGGACTTCTTTCGTGAAATGGCCACCCATCGATGGGTGGCCATTTCTCGTTAACACGCGTTCTGCGCGTTCTGATCGACAAGGGTGTCGCGGCCCTCGTCGCTTTCGAGATGCGGGAGACTCGTTGGCATGATCGAGCAGATGACCCTGCGCGACCTCGGCGTGATCGCTGATGCGACGCTCCCCATGGGACCCGGTTTCACCGCGATCACGGGCGAGACGGGTGCCGGCAAGACCATGGTCGTCACCGGTCTCGGGTTGCTCATGGGTGCACGCTCCGACGCCGGGGCGGTCCGTTCCGGCGCGGCGCAAGCCGTGGTCGAAGGCGTGTGGCTCGTGCCCGAGGCGGGCACCGTCGCGGCGCGTGTGGCGGATGCCGGCGGCGGCATCGAGCCGGTGGGCGACGGCACCGCCGAGCTGTACCTGTCGCGCACGGTGACGGCCGAGGGGCGCAGCCGTGCCGGTGTCGGCGGTCGTACCGCCCCGGCCGGCGTTCTCGCAGAACTCGCCGAGCAGCTGGTCGTCGTCCACGGGCAATCCGACCAACTGCGGCTGCGGTCGGCGTCGGCGCAGCGGGACGCGCTCGACCGCTTCGGCGGCTCTGCTATTGCGAAGCCTCTGGCGGCATACCGCGAGAGGTTCGAGCAGGTGCGTGCCCTCGCCGCGCAACTGGAGGATCTGACGGCGAACCGGGCGGAGCGCGCGCGCGAGGCGACCGTGTTGCGCGCCGCGCTGGTCGAGATCGAGCAGCTCGATCCGCAGCCGGGGGAGGACGTCGAACTCGCGCAGCGTGCGGAGCGTCTCGCCAACGCGGAGGATCTCCGCGTCGCCGCGACGACGGCGCATGAGGTGCTGTCGACCGACGGCGAGATGCCGGGTGTGCTGACGCTGTTGGCCGAGGCTCGCCGCGCGCTGGAACGCGCCGCGGCGAGCGATGGAGTTCTCGCCGCACACGCGGCCGTCCTCGAGGATCTGGGCTACCGGGCATCCGACCTCGCGACGGAATTGAGCCGCTACCTGGCCGACCTCGACGAGTCGGGGCCGCACGAGCTCGCGACCGTCGAGGAGCGCCGCGCGGCGATCGCTGCGCTCGTGCGTGCGCACGGCAGCCTCGACGCTGCGCTGGCGCTGGGCGAGAGCGGCGCGCTCCGGCTGGCAGAGCTCGACGATGACGATGACCGTGTCGAGCGCCTGGCGGCAGAGCTCGCCGACGCCGAGGCGCGTCTGGACGAGTGCGCAGCCGCCGTCACCGCGGCTCGCGAGGAAGCCGCCACGCGGCTGTCGGAGGCCGTCACCGCGGAGTTGCGCCAGCTCGCTCTTCCCGATGCGCGGCTGGTCGTCACCGTCTCGCCCGGCCTTCCCGGTCTCGCCGGTCGCGACGATGTCTCGCTCCTTCTCGCGCCGCACCCGGGAGCCGAGCCGCGTCCGGTCGCCAAAAGCGCATCCGGCGGAGAACTGAGTCGTGTCATGCTCGCGATCGAGGTCGTCATCGCCGGTGCCGACAGCGTCCCCACCTTCGTCTTCGACGAGATCGACGCCGGCATCGGCGGCGCCGCCGCGATCGAGGTGGGCCGACGCCTGGCTGTGCTGGCCCGGGCGAGCCAGGTCATCGTCGTCACCCATCTGGCTCAGGTCGCCGCGTTCGCCGACACCCACCTCACCGTCGTGAAGGCGAGCGACGGCTCGGTGACGGCGTCGAGCGTGGCGGTGCTGGAAGGCGCGTCGCGCGAGGCCGAGATGGCGCGGCTGCTGTCGGGACTTCCCGACTCGCCGGCAGCGCTCGAACACGCCCGCGAGCTGCTCGATCTGGGAGCGACGTCGCGGACGTGACCCGCGGCTCCGCGTTCGCGACGCGCGGGCCGCTTCGCTGATAGGATGGAAGCCCGTGACGGATACTTTCTCAGACGCGGGCCGAACTCAGAACGACACCACCAAGCACATCTTCGTGACGGGCGGTGTCGTTTCGTCGTTGGGGAAAGGTCTGACCGCTGCGTCGTTGGGCAATCTGCTCACCGCACGGGGTCTGCGCGTCGTCATGCAGAAGCTCGACCCGTACCTGAACGTCGACCCGGGCACGATGAACCCGTTCCAGCACGGTGAGGTCTTCGTCACCGACGACGGTGCCGAGACCGACCTCGACATCGGCCACTACGAGCGCTTCCTCGACATCGAACTCAGCCAGGCGGCCAACGTCACGACCGGGCAGATCTACTCGCAGGTGATCGCCAAGGAGCGTCGGGGCGAGTACCTCGGCGATACCGTGCAGGTCATCCCGCACATCACCGACGAGATCAAGCGCCGTATGCGTCTGCAGGCGGACGAGACGCCGAAGCCCGACGTCATCATCACCGAGATCGGTGGAACGGTCGGCGACATCGAGTCGCAGCCGTTCCTCGAGTCGGCCCGCCAGATCCGCCACGAACTCGGCCGCAAGAACGTGTTCTTCGTCCACGTCTCGCTCGTGCCGTTCATGGGGGCGTCGGGGGAGCAGAAGACCAAGCCCACGCAGCATTCCGTCGCAGCTCTGCGCTCCATCGGCATCCAGCCCGATGCGCTGGTGCTGCGCAGCGACCGGCCCGTCACCGAGTCGAACAAGCGCAAGATCGCGCTCATGTGCGACGTCGATGAGGATGCCGTCGTCAACGCGATCGACGTGCCGTCGATCTACGACATCCCGACGATGCTCAACGAGCAGGGACTGGACACCTACATCGTCGACGCACTGGGACTCGCGGCGAAGGCGGACGACGTCGACTGGTCGCGCTGGAGCAAGGTGCTCGACGCGGTGCACAACCCCAAGCACGAGGTCACGATCGGTCTCGTCGGCAAGTACATCGACCTCCCGGACGCCTATCTCTCGGTGACCGAGGCGTTGAAGGCCGGTGGCTTCGCACAGGAGACGAAGGTGCAGATCACCTGGATCCCGTCCGACCTTTGCGAGAGCCCCGAAGGGGCGGCGAAGGCCCTCGCCGCCGTCGACGGCATCGTGGTGCCGGGCGGCTTCGGCATCCGCGGTATCGAGGGCAAGCTCGGGGCGCTGCGCTTCGCCCGTGAACAGGGAATCCCCACGCTCGGCATCTGCCTGGGCCTGCAGTGCATGGTGATCGAGTACGCGCGCAACGTCGCGGGCATCGCGGATGCCTCGTCGAGCGAGTTCGACCCCGACACGACCCACCCCGTCATCGCCACGATGGCCGAGCAGGTCGACATCATCGACCACGGTGACCTGGGCGGGACGATGCGGCTCGGCCTCTACGAGGCGGACCTCGCAGAAGGATCCCTCGCCGCCGAGGTCTACGGCGCGCCGAAGGCCAGCGAACGTCACCGCCACCGCTACGAGGTCAACAACCGCTACCGCGACCAGATCGCCGAGGCCGGCCTCTGGTTCTCGGGACTGTCGCCCGACCGCAATCTCGTCGAGTACGTCGAGCTGCCGCGCGACGTGCACCCGTACTACATCGCCACCCAGGCGCACCCCGAGCTGCGCTCGCGTCCGACCGAGGCCAACCCGCTCTTCCGGGGGCTCGTCGCGGCTGCCGTCCAGCGCCACCGATCGAGCGAGCTGTTCGAGGTCGACGGTGACTGAGTCCGAGGCCCTGCGCGACGATCCGACCCCGGTCGACCTGCTCGACACCCAGCGCGCGTTCCAGGGGCGGGTGTGGGACATCCGGCGCGACGAGTTCGCGTACAACGGGGCATCCATCGTGCGCGAGTACATGGACCACACCGGCGCCGTCGCCGTGCTCGCGCTCGATGACGACGGACGGGTTCTGCTGATCAAGCAGTACCGGCATCCCATCCGCACGCGCGACTGGGAGATCCCCGCCGGTCTGCTCGACATCGACGGGGAGGATCCGCTCGTCGCCGCGCAGCGCGAGCTCGCCGAGGAAGCCGACCTGACGGCGACGCAGTGGGACCTGCTGGGCGAGTTCTTCACGAGCCCCGGCGGCAGCGACGAGTCCATTCGCATCTACCTCGCCCGTGGCCTCGCCCCCACCGCCGAAGCCTTCGCGCGGGATGACGAGGAGGCCGACATCGAGGTGCGCTGGGTGAGCCTCGATGAGGTCGTCGACGCGGTCCTCGCCCGCCGGGTGCAGAACGCGGCGCTCATCGTCGCCGCCCTGTCCGCGCACGCGTCCCGTGCGCGCGGCTGGTCGACGCTGGCGCCCGCGGACGAGCCGTGGGCGCGCCGAGGGCGCGGGCAGAGCGAGAGCGAGCTGCCGGGAGCGCCGACGGCGTGAAGCTCGATCGTGCCGTCGACGCCTACCTGCGGCACATCACGATCGAGCGCGGCCTGTCCGCGCACACGGTTTCGGCGTATGCGCGCGACCTGACGGTGTACCGCACCTGGCTTGCGGAGCGCGGCATCCACGACACCGACGCCGTCGCACCGGCAACGGTGGCGGCCTTCGCCGCGGAGCGGGCCGCGGCAGATCCCCGACCCGCCGCGACCTCGCTCGCACGGCTGCAGTCGTCGGTGCGGGGGCTGCACCGTTTCCTGGTGCGCGAAGGCGTGGCCGACACCGACCCGAGCGATCGGCTGCGGCCCCCGAAGACGCCGCAACGGCTGCCGAAGGCGCTCACGATCGGTCAGATCGAGACGCTGCTGGACGCCGCCGGCCCCGCGCCGGGTGACGCGGTCGACACCGACATCCTGCGTCTGCGCGATCGTGCTCTGCTCGAGCTGCTCTATGCGACGGGGGCCCGTGTGTCCGAGGTCATGCGCCTCGACGTCGACGACCTCGCGCATGGCGAGGTGCTGCGGCTGCGCGGCAAGGGCGACAAGGAACGCATCGTGCCCATCGGGTCGTACGCGCGGGCGGCGGTCGATGCCTACCTCGCGCGCTCGCGCCCCGAGCTGTCGCGTCGTGGGCGCGCGAGCCCACGGCTCTTCCTCGGGGCACGAGGCGCTCCGATGTCGCGGCAGGGCGCCTGGCTCGTGATCCAGGAGACCGCGGATCGCGCCGGTCTCACGGCGCACGTGTCGCCGCACACCTTCCGGCACTCGTTCGCGACGCACCTGCTGCAGGGCGGCGCGGACGTGCGCGTGGTCCAGGAACTCCTCGGCCATGCGTCGGTGGCGACGACGCAGATCTACACCCACATCACGGTCGACGCGCTCCGCGACGTCTACCTCACCTCGCATCCCCGCGCGCGCTGACCCGCGCACCCCCTGACCGCCGTCTGGCTTCGCCCGCCTCCTCGCGTGGCTTCTGCCCGGCATTCGCCCCAGTCGGCGCGGGAGTCCCCGCGAGACCTCGCGTGTGTACGCTTTCGCGGCGTGTTGCGTGACATACGGGAGGTTTCGCGGCTCTTCGGAATCAAGGGTGTAGGTGGGGTCTGAATCCTCCGGCTTCGAGCAGGCTTCTGGCGATGTAGTTCGTGAGGTTCCGGAAGCCGAGTGCGGAGCCCCGGAGGTGTTCGAGCCGCCCGTTGATGGCCTCGGTGGGTCCGTTGCTGGTGCCGGGGCGGTCGAAGAACGCGAGCACGTCGACGGCGCGCTGCTTGAGGGTGCGGCCGAGACGTCGGATCTCGACGAGCGCGGCGGGGACGCCGCTGCTGACCGCGTCGATCACGGCGCGCATCAGCTGCTTCGCCTTCTTCTTGTCGGGTTCCCTGTAGGCGGCGACGATACGCTGGTAGATGCCCCAGGTCGCCTCGACCTCGACGTGCTCTTCGACCGCGAACACCGCCTCGAGACGGGCGGACTGCTTGTCGGTGAGCAGGCTCGCGCCGGTGTGCAGCGTGCGGCGTGCCTTGTAGAGCGGATCGCCGGCGCGGCCGCGATGCCCGAGCGTGTCCTGCTGCACCCGCTGCCGGCAGCGGTCCAACGCGTCGCCAGCGAGACGGACGACATGGAACGGGTCCATCACCGGGACCGCGTCGGGAAGCTCTTCCGCGGCGGCGGTCTTGAATCCGCTGAACCCGTCCATCGCGACCACCTCGATCCCGTCCCGCCACTGCTTCGGGTGGCCTGCGAGCCACTGCTTGAAGACGGCCTTGGAGCGTCCTTCGACCATGTCCAGTAGGCGCGCGGGGCCGGTCTTCTCGCGGGCGGGGGTGAGGTCGATGATCACGGTGACGTACTTGTCACCCAGCCGGGTGTGACGCCAGACGTGCTCGTCAACGCCGATCGTGGTCACCCCGTCGAACCGTGCCGTGTCGTCGATCAGCCGACGCCGGCCTTCCGTGATGATCGCGCTGTTCGCGGTATGCCAGGACACCCCGAGACCCGCCGCCACGCGGGACACGGTGAGGTGATCCACCACGATCGCTCGAAGCGCCCAGTCGAGCCCGCCGCGGGAGATCTTCGCCCGCGGTGCGGCGGCCTTCAAGGTATCTTGCCGCCACGTCGTCCCGCAGTGCGCGCACCGGTAGCGGCGCACCCGAACCTGCAGGATCGTGGGCCTGTGCCCGAACGGCTCATGCGCGAGTCGCCGCACCACCGTATCCCGCGGCACACCCTCCGCCCCGCACTTGCGACACCACGGATCATCGTCGACGACACGGCACTGGATCACCGCCCGATCCACCTCGATCAGCTGGCCGACGGCCTCGAGACCGAGCTCGTCGAGGCGGCAGAACGTGGTGAGGCAGGGCGCGGCGAAGGTAGCGTTGAACACGTCGAGGTCTTCCGGATGGTGAGTGTAGGAACTTCCATCCTCGGGGGACCTCGACGCCTACCCGGTCACCACCGCGCACACCCTCCGCTACACCCTCAACTACGAAGAGCCGGTTTCGCGGAGCCTCGACACGCGCCAGAGGGGCGCAGGGGGCAGAGGGCGGCAGGGGCGCTGCGCCGGCCGGGATTATTCACGGTGCGGGATGATCCGGGCCGAGGAGGGGGCGCGGAGGATGGTTTCATGAGCGCTGAGACCGCCCCGAGCCTGCGGCGCCCCGGCCGCGCCCTCGCGATCTGGTGGATCGTCGCGGGAGCCATCGGGTGGACGGTCGCGTTCCTGCTCTACCACGAGTACATCGGGCAGCTCACCGGCGCGAACGCACTGATCTCGTGCAGCATCAGCCCCATCGTCACGTGCGGGCCCAACCTGCTGACCCCGGGCGGCAACCTCCTGGGATTCAGCAACTCGATTCTCGGCATCGTGCTGTTCCTCGGCCCGGTCTACGCGGGCGTGAGTGCGCTGGCCACCCCGCACGGGCTACGGGTCTGGTTCTGGCGCACCTACGCCGTCTTCGTCACCGGCGCGTTCGTGTTCGTCCACGTCCTCGCCTATCGCAGCGTCTTCGAATACGGCTCGCTCTGCCCCTGGTGCATGGTGATCTGGCTCGTCACGATCCCGCTCTTCTTCACCGTCGCGGGGTGGACCCTGCGCGCCGGCGTCTGGGGGCGTGGGGTCGTACGCGTGGGCGCGGGCATCCTGTCGTGGCTGCCGCTTCTCGTCATCGTCGACTACCTGCTGATCGGGGTCACGGCGCAGCTTCGCCTCGACGTCATCGGCAGTCTCTTCTGACGCGCGACGGGGGCTTTTCCACGGCGAGCGGGCCGGCCCGCCCGCCCGCCCGCCCCGCATGCTGGGGCCATGGGACTGTTCTCGGGACGCACGCGGACGTCGGGGGATGCCTCGGCCGCCACCCCGACCGACGGGTCCGAGCGGCCCGACTTCGCCTACCTCGGCGCGGACGACATCTATCTCGACTCCGCGTGCCAGTCCCTGCGCCCGCAGCGCGTGATCGATGCGGTGACTGCTTACTACACACGGTACGGCGCCTGTGGCGGGCGCGGCCACTACGCGTGGGGCCGGCAGGTCGATGACGAGGTCGCGGCGGCGCGCGCGGCGACGCTCGCCGCGTTCGGCGTGTCACCGCGCAGTCACACCTGCGCATTCACGCTCAACACGACCCTGGGGCTCGGCCTCGTGCTGCAGCAGCTGCCGCGAGGGCGCTACGCACGCATCATCACGACACATCACGAGCACAACGCCGTCTTCGTGGGCACGATGACCGCCGCGCGGCGCCTGGGCGTTCCGCGCCTCGTCGTCGAGCGCACGCGTGCGGGCGACGTCGATCTCTCCGGCGTCGACCTCACCGATGCCGTGGTCGTGCTCTCGGCGATGGACAATGTCACCGGCACCCTCACGCGGGGTCTGACGCAGATGGCATCCGTCGTGCAGCGGCACGGTGGCATCCTCGTTCTCGATGCGGCGCAGGCCGCGCCGCACGCCCTCGTCGAACTGCGCGCCACCGGGGCGGACGCCGTCTGCTTTTCGGCCCACAAGCTCTATGCCCCCTCGCTCGGCGTGATCGTCGCCACCGACGATCTGCTGCGGAGCCTCGAGCTGTCGTTCGTCGGCGGGGGACAGGTGGACTCCGTCACCACCGACGGGTTCGAGTTGGCATCCGACCTGCACACCCGCCTCGAGCCGGGCCTGCAGGCCTGGGGCGAGATCATCGGCTACCGCGCGGCGCTCGAGTGGTTCCTCGCCCGCTCCGACAGCATCCACGCGCGGGAGGTGGCGCTGGCGACACGGCTGCACGCGGGACTGGCCGCGATGCCGCATCTGGAGCCGTTCGGCGATGCGCCGTCGGCGACGATGTCGTTCCTGCCCACCCGCGTCGACGCGCACCGGCTGGCGGTGTTCCTCTCGAAGGCGGGGATCATGGCGCGCAGCGGGCATTTCTGCGCGCACCACTGGCTGTCGGAGCTCGAGGGCCTGCCGCCGCTCGTGCGCTTCAGTCTCGGCGCGCACTCGACCGAGGCCGACGTGGATCGCACGATCGAGGTCATGGACCGTCTGATGCGGGGGCTGTGAGACATGGTCTGCATCGTCGCATTCATCGTCGTCCTCGTGCTCTCGGCCGTGTCGGCGAAGTACCGCAAGCTCCTCGGCAAGGCGTGGGGATGCTTCTCGCGGCGCGTGACCTTCCGCGCGTGCGACACGTCGTTCCGCGACGATGTCAAGACGTCGATGCTCGCCCCGCTCGCGATCCGCGCGCCCCGGCTGGTCAAGCCCGCCTCGATCGCGATCGAGGTCGTCGCTTGGATCATGGTGCTCTCGCTCATCGTGAGCCTGTACCTGCTCGGGCGCAGCGGGTTGAACCTGTTCGTCTACGGCACGTGCGACAAGCAGGACACCCAGGCGTGCTCGCTGGCCGCGCAGGCATGCTCGATCGGCGGCTCGGAGCCCGGGTTCTGGGAGTCGGTGGGCTCGGGCGACGTGATCGGCGCGTTCGGGCGCGAGTTCGCGTCGGTCGGCGACACGATCTCCACCATCCCGAGCCGGCTGCGCGAGTGGGATGCCGCCCAGTTCGCCGCATCCGACGCGACGTACCTGGGCGGGTACGTCGAGGGGCGACCGGTCGCGCTCGAGGTGCTCGACCCGGGGTGCCGCTACTGCGCCGAGCTCTTCCGCAACATGAAGGCATCCGGCTTCGACGACACGCACAACGTGACCTATCTCGCCTACCCGATCCGATCCGGCTTCGGCGACAAGTTCGCCAACTCGCAGCTCATCGCCTCGTACCTCACCGCTGTGCGTGCCTGGGAGGCGCAGCAGCACGGATCGCGCACGGGTGAGACCGGCGACTGGTACATCCTCGAGCAGCTGTTCACGACGGATGCCCCAGACGGTCGCAGCACCCAGGAATGGATGAACGCGGCATCCGCCGATGACGCGACGTCCCGCCTGCACGAGTGGCTCGCCGCCGACGGGTACACGCCCGATGCGGTCGAGCAGATCGCGGCGTCGACGACGTCGCCGCAGGTCACCGCGACGCTCGAGGCGAACCGGCGCGTGGTCGAGGATGACATCCGCACCGTCGCGATTCCGTCGCTCATCGGGGG
This genomic interval carries:
- the recN gene encoding DNA repair protein RecN, which encodes MIEQMTLRDLGVIADATLPMGPGFTAITGETGAGKTMVVTGLGLLMGARSDAGAVRSGAAQAVVEGVWLVPEAGTVAARVADAGGGIEPVGDGTAELYLSRTVTAEGRSRAGVGGRTAPAGVLAELAEQLVVVHGQSDQLRLRSASAQRDALDRFGGSAIAKPLAAYRERFEQVRALAAQLEDLTANRAERAREATVLRAALVEIEQLDPQPGEDVELAQRAERLANAEDLRVAATTAHEVLSTDGEMPGVLTLLAEARRALERAAASDGVLAAHAAVLEDLGYRASDLATELSRYLADLDESGPHELATVEERRAAIAALVRAHGSLDAALALGESGALRLAELDDDDDRVERLAAELADAEARLDECAAAVTAAREEAATRLSEAVTAELRQLALPDARLVVTVSPGLPGLAGRDDVSLLLAPHPGAEPRPVAKSASGGELSRVMLAIEVVIAGADSVPTFVFDEIDAGIGGAAAIEVGRRLAVLARASQVIVVTHLAQVAAFADTHLTVVKASDGSVTASSVAVLEGASREAEMARLLSGLPDSPAALEHARELLDLGATSRT
- a CDS encoding CTP synthase encodes the protein MTDTFSDAGRTQNDTTKHIFVTGGVVSSLGKGLTAASLGNLLTARGLRVVMQKLDPYLNVDPGTMNPFQHGEVFVTDDGAETDLDIGHYERFLDIELSQAANVTTGQIYSQVIAKERRGEYLGDTVQVIPHITDEIKRRMRLQADETPKPDVIITEIGGTVGDIESQPFLESARQIRHELGRKNVFFVHVSLVPFMGASGEQKTKPTQHSVAALRSIGIQPDALVLRSDRPVTESNKRKIALMCDVDEDAVVNAIDVPSIYDIPTMLNEQGLDTYIVDALGLAAKADDVDWSRWSKVLDAVHNPKHEVTIGLVGKYIDLPDAYLSVTEALKAGGFAQETKVQITWIPSDLCESPEGAAKALAAVDGIVVPGGFGIRGIEGKLGALRFAREQGIPTLGICLGLQCMVIEYARNVAGIADASSSEFDPDTTHPVIATMAEQVDIIDHGDLGGTMRLGLYEADLAEGSLAAEVYGAPKASERHRHRYEVNNRYRDQIAEAGLWFSGLSPDRNLVEYVELPRDVHPYYIATQAHPELRSRPTEANPLFRGLVAAAVQRHRSSELFEVDGD
- a CDS encoding NUDIX domain-containing protein, which translates into the protein MTESEALRDDPTPVDLLDTQRAFQGRVWDIRRDEFAYNGASIVREYMDHTGAVAVLALDDDGRVLLIKQYRHPIRTRDWEIPAGLLDIDGEDPLVAAQRELAEEADLTATQWDLLGEFFTSPGGSDESIRIYLARGLAPTAEAFARDDEEADIEVRWVSLDEVVDAVLARRVQNAALIVAALSAHASRARGWSTLAPADEPWARRGRGQSESELPGAPTA
- the xerD gene encoding site-specific tyrosine recombinase XerD, whose amino-acid sequence is MKLDRAVDAYLRHITIERGLSAHTVSAYARDLTVYRTWLAERGIHDTDAVAPATVAAFAAERAAADPRPAATSLARLQSSVRGLHRFLVREGVADTDPSDRLRPPKTPQRLPKALTIGQIETLLDAAGPAPGDAVDTDILRLRDRALLELLYATGARVSEVMRLDVDDLAHGEVLRLRGKGDKERIVPIGSYARAAVDAYLARSRPELSRRGRASPRLFLGARGAPMSRQGAWLVIQETADRAGLTAHVSPHTFRHSFATHLLQGGADVRVVQELLGHASVATTQIYTHITVDALRDVYLTSHPRAR
- a CDS encoding ISL3 family transposase, with the protein product MFNATFAAPCLTTFCRLDELGLEAVGQLIEVDRAVIQCRVVDDDPWCRKCGAEGVPRDTVVRRLAHEPFGHRPTILQVRVRRYRCAHCGTTWRQDTLKAAAPRAKISRGGLDWALRAIVVDHLTVSRVAAGLGVSWHTANSAIITEGRRRLIDDTARFDGVTTIGVDEHVWRHTRLGDKYVTVIIDLTPAREKTGPARLLDMVEGRSKAVFKQWLAGHPKQWRDGIEVVAMDGFSGFKTAAAEELPDAVPVMDPFHVVRLAGDALDRCRQRVQQDTLGHRGRAGDPLYKARRTLHTGASLLTDKQSARLEAVFAVEEHVEVEATWGIYQRIVAAYREPDKKKAKQLMRAVIDAVSSGVPAALVEIRRLGRTLKQRAVDVLAFFDRPGTSNGPTEAINGRLEHLRGSALGFRNLTNYIARSLLEAGGFRPHLHP
- a CDS encoding vitamin K epoxide reductase family protein; translation: MSAETAPSLRRPGRALAIWWIVAGAIGWTVAFLLYHEYIGQLTGANALISCSISPIVTCGPNLLTPGGNLLGFSNSILGIVLFLGPVYAGVSALATPHGLRVWFWRTYAVFVTGAFVFVHVLAYRSVFEYGSLCPWCMVIWLVTIPLFFTVAGWTLRAGVWGRGVVRVGAGILSWLPLLVIVDYLLIGVTAQLRLDVIGSLF
- a CDS encoding aminotransferase class V-fold PLP-dependent enzyme, with product MGLFSGRTRTSGDASAATPTDGSERPDFAYLGADDIYLDSACQSLRPQRVIDAVTAYYTRYGACGGRGHYAWGRQVDDEVAAARAATLAAFGVSPRSHTCAFTLNTTLGLGLVLQQLPRGRYARIITTHHEHNAVFVGTMTAARRLGVPRLVVERTRAGDVDLSGVDLTDAVVVLSAMDNVTGTLTRGLTQMASVVQRHGGILVLDAAQAAPHALVELRATGADAVCFSAHKLYAPSLGVIVATDDLLRSLELSFVGGGQVDSVTTDGFELASDLHTRLEPGLQAWGEIIGYRAALEWFLARSDSIHAREVALATRLHAGLAAMPHLEPFGDAPSATMSFLPTRVDAHRLAVFLSKAGIMARSGHFCAHHWLSELEGLPPLVRFSLGAHSTEADVDRTIEVMDRLMRGL